A genomic stretch from Thermodesulfobacteriota bacterium includes:
- a CDS encoding TetR/AcrR family transcriptional regulator → MAKAKEAIGKRLARVNFRSKRTGRRDEIIHTAAQLFSEKSYHDVTMDEIAEKVGVAKGTIYLYFESKEKLYLEILEEGFESIESLIEKEVEKGESAPQKMKKVLKLIFSFYRQNLDVLRILSRDETHLIREHFEFTEHWRHRRVKLYKKILEKGVKEGSFRPINTELTSLIIFGLVRSVMFFYETDKSAEETADEVFSVIEKGILAPAEKKLHTQEKTEKDQQATDDGD, encoded by the coding sequence ATGGCAAAAGCAAAAGAAGCAATAGGGAAAAGGCTGGCAAGGGTTAATTTCCGCAGTAAGAGAACCGGCCGGAGGGATGAGATTATACATACTGCCGCCCAGTTGTTCTCCGAAAAAAGCTATCATGACGTAACTATGGATGAGATAGCGGAGAAGGTAGGCGTTGCCAAGGGCACCATCTATCTTTACTTTGAGTCTAAGGAAAAGCTGTACTTAGAAATTCTGGAAGAAGGGTTTGAATCCATCGAGTCCCTGATCGAAAAAGAGGTAGAAAAGGGCGAGTCCGCTCCGCAGAAGATGAAAAAGGTCTTAAAGCTTATTTTTTCCTTCTATCGCCAAAACCTGGACGTGCTTCGCATCCTGAGCCGGGATGAAACCCATCTCATTCGAGAGCACTTTGAGTTCACCGAACACTGGAGACACAGAAGGGTGAAGCTTTACAAAAAAATCCTGGAGAAGGGCGTCAAGGAGGGCTCCTTCCGTCCAATAAACACGGAGCTTACGTCATTAATAATCTTCGGCCTGGTAAGGTCGGTGATGTTTTTCTACGAGACGGATAAGAGCGCCGAGGAAACGGCCGATGAGGTATTTTCGGTAATTGAAAAAGGGATTCTGGCCCCGGCCGAAAAGAAATTACATACACAAGAAAAAACGGAAAAGGATCAACAAGCGACGGATGATGGGGATTAA
- a CDS encoding pyridoxal phosphate-dependent aminotransferase has translation MSIRYPFSKRIHHFVPPKQWASMRIAKELEKNTGKKVIHFEKGDYQGPDFETPEHVLEATVKALKDGYVRYDPGPGLPELREAIAEEMNRRGRPTTPDEVIVTAGAKQSLNMALLTFLEDGDEVIFPNPGYPPDEVWAKYANAHIKHTPLTKPDWQFDLDKLERMITPKTKLLIINTPQRPNGHLVQNPEEIAELCLRHKQLMVISDEIFSHIVYDGKQHKTIAAVPGMAERTIVIDTFSKTYAMTGWRIGWSVAPKPVIEKLSIFLQDTITNVAAFIQKAAYAAMVGPQDWVDRKLEILQRKRNKMVAGLNSIPGIKCDTPDGAFYAFPDISGTGLTSQEFTNRLMETAGVAVVAGTAFGSQGEGYVRVTYAVSDDDIDEGIKRISQTNLKA, from the coding sequence ATGTCCATAAGATATCCATTCAGTAAAAGGATACATCATTTTGTCCCGCCAAAACAATGGGCCAGTATGAGAATAGCCAAGGAGCTTGAGAAAAACACTGGCAAGAAAGTAATCCACTTTGAAAAGGGTGATTATCAGGGGCCCGATTTTGAGACGCCGGAACACGTTCTTGAGGCCACGGTGAAAGCACTCAAAGATGGTTATGTAAGGTATGACCCGGGACCCGGTCTTCCCGAGCTTAGAGAGGCCATAGCCGAAGAGATGAACCGTAGAGGAAGGCCGACCACGCCCGACGAAGTTATAGTAACAGCCGGAGCTAAGCAATCCCTTAATATGGCCCTTTTAACATTCCTGGAAGACGGTGATGAAGTAATCTTTCCAAACCCGGGGTATCCTCCAGATGAGGTTTGGGCGAAATATGCCAACGCACACATAAAGCACACACCGTTGACAAAGCCGGACTGGCAGTTTGACCTGGACAAGCTCGAACGCATGATTACTCCGAAAACAAAGCTCTTGATCATAAACACCCCGCAAAGGCCCAACGGTCACTTGGTGCAGAACCCGGAAGAGATCGCCGAGCTTTGTTTAAGGCACAAACAGCTTATGGTTATCTCCGACGAGATATTCTCACACATAGTGTATGACGGTAAACAACATAAGACCATAGCCGCCGTGCCCGGTATGGCCGAGAGGACCATAGTAATCGATACATTCTCCAAGACCTATGCTATGACCGGATGGAGGATAGGCTGGTCGGTCGCTCCTAAGCCGGTCATCGAGAAGCTATCCATATTTTTACAGGACACCATTACCAACGTGGCCGCATTTATTCAAAAAGCCGCTTACGCCGCAATGGTCGGCCCCCAAGACTGGGTGGATAGGAAACTGGAAATTCTGCAAAGGAAGAGAAATAAAATGGTAGCGGGGTTAAACTCGATTCCCGGTATAAAATGCGATACTCCCGACGGTGCTTTCTACGCTTTTCCGGACATCAGCGGAACCGGTCTGACTTCACAGGAGTTCACCAACAGGCTGATGGAAACTGCCGGGGTTGCAGTAGTAGCGGGAACGGCCTTCGGAAGCCAGGGAGAGGGCTACGTCAGAGTGACTTATGCCGTATCCGACGACGATATCGATGAGGGAATCAAGAGAATAAGCCAAACAAACCTCAAGGCTTAG
- a CDS encoding M48 family metallopeptidase yields the protein MYRSARKSNWILKPFIVLSLAITFVFLFITCYKAPVTGRSQLILISPEMAAQMGATAFQDLLSKEELSDDPNFNEAVRRVGTRIAGVSNTPNQSWDYKVIKDDNTINAFALPGGKVGVYTGILPIAETEAGLATVIGHEVAHVAARHGAERMSAGILAELGAVGLSAALRNSDPTVLNAIMQAYGIGVTVGGILPFSRSQESEADRIGLIYMAQAGYDPRESVAFWQRMGEATKNRPSPPEFLATHPSYGTRINNLNRWLPEAMYYYERSNKAPDNPIVADKKGEEEVNISSNAE from the coding sequence ATGTATAGGTCTGCAAGAAAATCTAATTGGATATTAAAACCTTTTATTGTTTTATCTCTTGCAATCACCTTCGTTTTTCTCTTTATAACCTGTTATAAGGCTCCGGTCACCGGGAGGTCCCAGTTGATTCTAATCTCCCCGGAGATGGCCGCTCAGATGGGGGCGACTGCCTTTCAGGATTTGCTCAGCAAAGAAGAGTTATCCGATGACCCAAACTTTAATGAGGCTGTCAGACGGGTGGGCACGAGAATAGCCGGAGTTTCCAATACCCCCAATCAAAGCTGGGATTACAAAGTGATCAAGGACGATAATACGATTAACGCCTTTGCCCTTCCCGGAGGAAAAGTAGGCGTATACACCGGGATACTCCCAATCGCTGAGACCGAAGCAGGGCTGGCGACAGTAATCGGACACGAAGTAGCGCATGTCGCCGCTCGTCACGGCGCAGAGAGAATGTCAGCCGGAATCCTGGCCGAGCTAGGAGCCGTCGGCCTTAGCGCTGCTCTCAGAAACAGCGACCCCACCGTTCTTAATGCAATAATGCAAGCTTACGGTATTGGAGTAACGGTGGGAGGGATATTACCTTTTAGTCGCTCTCAGGAATCGGAGGCCGATAGAATAGGCCTGATCTACATGGCCCAGGCAGGGTATGACCCTAGAGAATCGGTCGCCTTCTGGCAAAGGATGGGCGAGGCCACTAAGAATAGGCCGTCCCCGCCGGAGTTCCTGGCTACTCACCCCAGCTACGGTACAAGAATAAATAACCTGAATAGATGGCTTCCCGAAGCGATGTACTATTATGAGCGTTCTAATAAAGCTCCCGACAATCCGATTGTCGCCGATAAAAAAGGGGAAGAAGAAGTCAACATAAGCTCGAATGCAGAATAG